In a single window of the Terriglobus roseus genome:
- the gnd gene encoding decarboxylating NADP(+)-dependent phosphogluconate dehydrogenase — MPEAACDIGLIGLAVMGQNLVLNMNDHGFTVAVFNRTTSKVDDFLADEAKGTKVVGTHSIAELCQSLKRPRRIMIMVKAGAVVDETIQHIVPFLEKGDIIIDGGNSLYTDSTRRTKELADKGILFLGTGVSGGEEGARFGPSIMPGGNPESWPHLKEIFQSIAAKVEDGTPCCDWAGPDGAGHYVKMVHNGIEYGDMQLIGEAYQMLKDGLGLSPDELHEVFAEWNKGELDSFLIEITEKIFAKKDEDGKPMVDKILDTAGQKGTGKWTAINALDLGQPVTLIGESVFARCLSSLKEERVAASKVFGGPPDIPAIADKAAFIEDVRCALYCSKIISYAQGYMLLRAAEKEYGWKLNLGGIALMWRGGCIIRSAFLGNIKEAYDKNPDLTNLLLDDFFKDALTKYVGRWRRAIGHGVAAGIPMPAFTTALSFFDGYRTATLPANLLQAQRDFFGAHTFERVDQPRGKYFHVNWTGTGGRVASSTYNA; from the coding sequence ATGCCGGAAGCAGCGTGTGACATTGGACTGATCGGTCTTGCCGTGATGGGGCAGAACCTCGTTTTGAACATGAACGACCACGGCTTCACTGTGGCTGTCTTCAATCGCACCACGTCCAAGGTCGATGACTTTCTGGCCGACGAGGCGAAAGGGACCAAGGTTGTGGGTACGCACTCCATCGCGGAGTTGTGCCAGAGTTTGAAGCGGCCTCGCCGCATCATGATCATGGTGAAGGCCGGAGCTGTCGTCGATGAGACGATTCAACACATCGTCCCTTTTCTTGAAAAAGGCGACATCATCATCGATGGCGGCAACTCGCTGTACACGGACAGCACCCGCCGCACGAAGGAGCTGGCGGACAAGGGAATCCTCTTCCTGGGCACTGGGGTCTCGGGTGGTGAAGAGGGTGCTCGCTTCGGTCCGTCGATCATGCCTGGCGGCAACCCCGAGAGCTGGCCGCACCTGAAGGAGATCTTCCAGTCCATCGCGGCGAAGGTGGAAGACGGCACGCCCTGCTGCGACTGGGCCGGTCCCGACGGCGCCGGGCATTACGTGAAGATGGTCCACAACGGTATCGAGTACGGCGATATGCAGTTAATCGGCGAGGCCTACCAGATGCTGAAGGATGGTCTGGGCCTGAGCCCCGACGAGCTGCACGAAGTCTTCGCCGAGTGGAACAAGGGCGAGCTCGACAGCTTCCTCATTGAGATCACCGAGAAGATCTTCGCGAAGAAGGATGAGGACGGTAAGCCCATGGTCGACAAGATCCTGGACACGGCCGGGCAGAAGGGCACGGGCAAGTGGACGGCGATCAATGCGCTGGACCTGGGCCAGCCGGTGACGCTGATCGGCGAGAGTGTCTTTGCGCGATGCCTGTCTTCGTTGAAGGAGGAGCGTGTTGCTGCGTCGAAGGTCTTCGGCGGCCCTCCAGATATTCCCGCGATCGCGGACAAGGCTGCGTTTATTGAGGATGTTCGTTGCGCGCTGTACTGCTCCAAGATCATCAGCTACGCACAGGGTTACATGCTGCTGCGGGCTGCGGAAAAAGAGTATGGATGGAAGCTCAACCTTGGCGGCATTGCGCTGATGTGGCGCGGTGGATGCATCATTCGGTCGGCCTTCCTGGGCAACATCAAGGAAGCGTATGACAAGAATCCTGACCTGACGAACCTGTTGCTGGATGACTTCTTCAAGGATGCTTTGACGAAGTACGTCGGTCGGTGGCGACGGGCGATTGGGCATGGTGTGGCTGCGGGGATTCCGATGCCGGCGTTTACGACTGCGCTTTCGTTCTTCGATGGGTATCGGACGGCGACTTTGCCTGCGAATCTGTTGCAGGCTCAGAGGGACTTTTTCGGTGCGCATACGTTTGAACGGGTCGATCAGCCGCGTGGGAAGTATTTCCATGTGAACTGGACTGGGACGGGCGGGCGCGTGGCTTCTTCTACGTATAACGCCTAG
- a CDS encoding DUF779 domain-containing protein, which translates to MSATPTIPIQVLRTPAASVLMEKLEAKHGPLMFHQSGGCCDGSSPMCYPRGEFLVGDQDVLLGTLGETPFYMSGPQFEYWKHTELTLDVVPGRGGMFSLDNGEGVRFHIRSRVFTDDEIAALRSAGRI; encoded by the coding sequence ATGAGCGCAACACCAACCATCCCGATACAGGTCCTTCGCACGCCTGCGGCAAGCGTGCTCATGGAGAAGCTCGAAGCGAAGCACGGCCCACTCATGTTCCATCAGAGCGGCGGCTGCTGCGACGGCTCGTCCCCCATGTGCTATCCGCGCGGCGAGTTCCTCGTGGGCGATCAGGACGTCCTGCTCGGCACACTGGGCGAGACGCCCTTCTACATGTCCGGCCCGCAATTCGAATACTGGAAACACACCGAACTCACGCTGGACGTTGTGCCGGGTCGCGGCGGCATGTTCTCGCTGGATAACGGCGAAGGCGTGCGGTTTCACATCCGTTCGCGCGTCTTCACGGATGATGAGATTGCCGCGCTACGTTCCGCCGGACGAATCTAA
- the adh gene encoding aldehyde dehydrogenase, whose translation MATTPALNPATGDHPLHLRKQYDNYIGGRWIAPASGQYFDNVTPVTGEVLCQIARSNAADVDKALDAAHAARAAWGRTSTTERGRLLERIAQRIEDNLELLATVETWDNGKPIRETMAADLPLMIDHFRYFAGVIRAEEGTISEIDATTVAYHYNEPLGVVGLIIPWNFPLLMAAWKLAPALAAGNTVVLKPAEQTPLSILVFMGLIEDILPPGVLNVVNGFGLEAGKPLASSPRIKKIAFTGETTTGRLIMQYASQNLIPVTLELGGKSPNIFFEDVMREDDAFFDKALEGFAMFALNQGEVCTCPSRALVQQSIYDRFMERAIQRVEAIKQGSPLDKSTMIGAQASSEQLEKILSYMDIGKQEGAKVLTGGKRADMPGDLANGFYVQPTVFEGNNKMRIFQEEIFGPVVSVTTFKTEDEALEIANDTLYGLGAGVWTRDMNRAFNFGRGIEAGRVWTNCYHLYPAHAAFGGYKQSGIGRENHKMMIHHYQQTKNVLVSYSPNKLGFF comes from the coding sequence ATGGCCACGACACCTGCACTGAATCCCGCCACCGGCGACCATCCCCTGCACCTGCGCAAGCAGTACGACAACTACATCGGCGGTCGATGGATCGCGCCGGCCAGCGGCCAGTACTTCGACAACGTCACACCCGTCACCGGCGAAGTCCTCTGCCAGATCGCCCGTTCCAACGCCGCCGACGTCGACAAGGCACTCGACGCCGCACACGCCGCCCGCGCCGCGTGGGGTCGCACCAGCACCACGGAGCGCGGCCGCCTGCTTGAGCGCATCGCACAGCGGATCGAGGACAATCTGGAGCTGCTCGCAACCGTCGAGACGTGGGATAACGGCAAGCCCATCCGCGAGACCATGGCTGCCGACCTGCCGCTGATGATCGATCACTTCCGCTACTTCGCCGGCGTCATCCGCGCGGAAGAGGGCACCATCTCCGAGATCGACGCGACCACCGTCGCCTACCACTACAACGAACCGCTCGGCGTCGTCGGCCTCATCATCCCGTGGAACTTCCCGTTGCTGATGGCCGCATGGAAGCTCGCACCCGCACTGGCCGCCGGCAACACCGTCGTGCTGAAGCCCGCAGAACAGACACCGCTCTCCATCCTCGTCTTCATGGGCCTCATCGAAGACATCCTGCCGCCGGGCGTGCTCAACGTCGTCAACGGCTTCGGTCTGGAAGCAGGCAAGCCGCTCGCATCGTCGCCGCGCATCAAGAAGATCGCCTTCACCGGCGAGACGACGACCGGCCGCCTGATCATGCAGTACGCCTCGCAGAACCTGATCCCCGTCACACTCGAACTCGGCGGCAAGAGCCCGAATATCTTCTTCGAAGACGTCATGCGCGAAGACGATGCGTTCTTCGATAAGGCTCTGGAAGGCTTCGCCATGTTCGCCCTCAACCAGGGCGAAGTCTGCACCTGCCCCTCACGAGCACTCGTCCAGCAGAGCATCTATGACCGCTTCATGGAACGCGCTATCCAGCGCGTCGAGGCCATCAAGCAGGGCTCACCGCTCGACAAATCCACCATGATCGGCGCGCAGGCCTCGTCCGAGCAGCTTGAAAAGATCCTGAGCTACATGGACATCGGCAAGCAGGAGGGCGCGAAGGTACTCACAGGCGGCAAGCGAGCCGACATGCCGGGAGACCTCGCCAATGGCTTCTACGTGCAGCCCACTGTCTTCGAAGGCAATAACAAGATGCGCATCTTCCAAGAGGAAATTTTCGGACCGGTCGTTTCGGTCACCACCTTCAAGACAGAAGACGAAGCGCTCGAGATCGCAAACGACACCCTCTACGGCCTGGGCGCCGGTGTCTGGACACGCGACATGAATCGCGCCTTCAACTTCGGCCGCGGCATTGAAGCAGGTCGCGTCTGGACCAACTGCTATCACCTCTACCCCGCCCACGCAGCCTTCGGCGGCTACAAGCAGAGCGGCATCGGCCGCGAAAACCACAAGATGATGATTCATCACTACCAGCAGACGAAGAACGTTCTCGTCAGCTACAGTCCGAACAAGCTGGGCTTCTTTTAA
- the msrA gene encoding peptide-methionine (S)-S-oxide reductase MsrA translates to MFARSIRFAVLATTLAVPLYGHAVDRGTFPIPSQDVAKAPGKLQVAVFAGGCFWGTQSVFERVKGVKKTVVGYAGGKASTATYDQVTTETTGHAESVEVTYDPAIITYGGLLRIFFSVAHDPTQLNRQGPDEGTSYRSAIFFNTPEQQRIAQAYIAQLDAAHAFKSKIVTEVTPLKGFYRGEDYHQDYALHNPNNPYIQTCDRPKIDALKREYPDLFVDYKGQ, encoded by the coding sequence ATGTTCGCTCGCTCGATCCGTTTCGCCGTTCTCGCCACCACACTCGCTGTGCCGCTGTACGGCCACGCGGTGGATCGCGGCACCTTCCCGATTCCGTCACAGGATGTTGCGAAGGCTCCGGGCAAGTTGCAGGTGGCCGTCTTCGCCGGCGGATGTTTCTGGGGCACGCAGAGCGTTTTTGAGCGCGTCAAGGGCGTGAAGAAGACTGTCGTCGGCTACGCAGGCGGTAAAGCCTCCACTGCCACCTATGACCAGGTCACCACCGAGACCACCGGCCACGCCGAGTCGGTCGAGGTCACCTATGACCCCGCCATCATCACCTACGGCGGCCTGCTCCGCATCTTCTTCTCCGTCGCGCACGACCCAACACAACTGAATCGCCAGGGACCGGATGAAGGCACGTCATATCGCTCAGCCATCTTCTTCAACACACCGGAGCAGCAGCGTATCGCGCAGGCCTACATCGCACAACTCGACGCGGCGCATGCCTTCAAGTCGAAGATCGTGACCGAGGTGACACCACTGAAGGGCTTCTACCGCGGCGAAGACTACCACCAGGACTACGCCCTCCATAACCCAAACAACCCCTACATCCAGACCTGCGACCGCCCAAAAATCGACGCACTGAAGCGCGAGTACCCGGACCTCTTCGTGGACTACAAGGGCCAGTAA
- a CDS encoding serine hydrolase domain-containing protein, whose protein sequence is MRFAAAALTILMASASTSLAQTAFTPDETTKVDTAVKTAFDKSGIPSTVVGIRRGNKLVYTKAFGSAVIEKNVPAQTSMAYPVGSISKQFTAACILLLQEQGKLRLDDPVSKWFPEFTRADEVTIRNLLTHTSGYSDYAPQDYTIPAWTKPVDSYKLIHEWATKPLDFDPGTKWQYSNTNFQLAALIIEKVTGQSFHNYLWVNVIKPLKLEGVLDLDNERDQLKPHGYERHALSPPRPAILEAPGWYSGDATLAMPVSTLLAWDESIVHRTLLKPESYDAMETDFKLKDGSSSHYGLGIFVSHSGGRDILFHSGEVGGFVSNNVVDLTDDIAFAALTNFEGPGAEGITSAIRPILIRSTAPPAAKRAAAPEQTSVPAAALYSPAPSQQARSILTGLQTSTIDRSLFTPDANYYFSDSTLADFAKSLAPLGSIVDVRQTSEALRGGMFYRTYEVKFATRTLSLNSYTQKDGRIEQFLVNGD, encoded by the coding sequence ATGCGATTTGCTGCAGCGGCACTGACGATTTTGATGGCCTCGGCGAGCACGTCGCTCGCGCAGACGGCCTTCACCCCGGACGAGACCACAAAGGTCGACACTGCCGTCAAAACCGCCTTCGACAAGAGCGGCATTCCCAGCACCGTTGTCGGTATCCGTCGCGGCAACAAACTCGTCTACACGAAGGCCTTTGGCAGCGCCGTCATCGAGAAGAATGTCCCCGCGCAAACGTCCATGGCCTACCCTGTCGGCTCCATCTCGAAGCAGTTCACCGCGGCCTGCATCCTGCTGCTGCAGGAGCAAGGCAAGCTGCGACTCGACGATCCCGTCTCCAAGTGGTTTCCGGAGTTCACCCGAGCCGACGAAGTCACCATCCGCAACCTGCTGACCCACACCAGCGGTTACAGCGACTATGCGCCGCAGGACTACACCATCCCTGCATGGACAAAACCCGTCGACAGCTACAAGCTCATCCACGAGTGGGCTACGAAGCCGCTCGACTTCGATCCCGGAACAAAGTGGCAGTACAGCAACACGAACTTCCAGCTCGCCGCGCTCATTATCGAAAAGGTCACAGGCCAAAGCTTTCACAACTACCTGTGGGTCAACGTCATCAAGCCGCTGAAGCTCGAAGGCGTGCTTGATCTTGACAATGAACGCGATCAGCTCAAGCCACACGGCTACGAGCGCCACGCGCTCAGTCCGCCGCGGCCCGCAATTCTGGAAGCGCCGGGCTGGTATAGCGGAGATGCGACCCTTGCCATGCCCGTTTCTACGCTGCTGGCATGGGATGAGAGCATCGTGCACCGCACGCTGCTGAAGCCTGAGAGCTATGACGCAATGGAAACCGACTTCAAGTTGAAGGATGGCAGCAGTTCGCACTATGGCCTGGGTATTTTTGTAAGTCACTCCGGCGGACGAGACATTCTCTTCCACAGTGGCGAGGTTGGCGGTTTCGTCTCGAACAACGTTGTCGATCTCACGGACGACATCGCCTTCGCTGCGCTGACTAACTTCGAAGGTCCCGGCGCAGAAGGCATCACCAGTGCGATACGCCCGATCCTGATCCGCTCTACTGCTCCACCAGCGGCAAAGCGTGCTGCCGCACCCGAGCAGACGAGCGTGCCTGCTGCGGCCCTGTATTCGCCCGCTCCATCCCAACAGGCGAGGTCCATCCTGACGGGTCTGCAGACCTCTACGATCGACCGATCGCTCTTCACGCCGGATGCAAACTACTACTTCAGCGACAGCACGCTCGCCGATTTCGCGAAGAGTCTCGCTCCGCTCGGTTCCATCGTTGACGTCAGACAAACCAGCGAAGCCCTGCGTGGCGGAATGTTTTACCGCACCTACGAGGTGAAGTTCGCCACACGCACACTGTCATTGAATTCGTACACGCAGAAGGACGGCAGGATCGAACAGTTCCTCGTTAACGGCGACTAA
- a CDS encoding NAD(P)/FAD-dependent oxidoreductase has translation MDNTFDIIIVGGGPAGATAAYQLGLAGVKVLLLDKAAGFPREKPCGGGLTARLLDRFPYVREFLAAGEVSVNPLSRIHLESPDGTRATYQADYTCLHLIRRWEFDAALFRRAESVCTVRTGVMIRRCLVKPDHVELESSTGELFTAPMIIGADSANSVVARHTGLRDEAAHKLYAIDMMEETTYDRLDVKDRESIYIFLTLKEAFGYGYIFPKTEHLNLGYACKLDWYLTKLRGKGAEFHGEWVDTLKAKGDVTGETNPDGYKAFPIPISGPLEKTYTDRVLLAGDAGGFVNAFTAEGIYYAMTSGSLAADAALAAIQSKRYDAQFLSSYQAAWQREIGSDLQHSVDIQHRLFNGSDRIDALVRKSKEDPELLRLILGYSMGTSTYEALRNHMVRSTMPKWVWGKMKAAVGLSR, from the coding sequence ATGGACAACACCTTCGACATCATTATTGTGGGCGGTGGCCCTGCGGGTGCCACTGCCGCGTATCAACTGGGCCTCGCTGGCGTGAAGGTCCTGCTGCTGGATAAGGCTGCCGGGTTTCCGCGTGAAAAGCCCTGTGGTGGCGGCCTGACCGCGCGCCTGCTGGATCGCTTTCCCTACGTGCGCGAGTTCCTCGCAGCAGGCGAGGTGTCGGTCAATCCGCTGAGCCGCATCCACCTGGAATCGCCGGATGGTACGCGTGCGACCTATCAAGCCGATTACACGTGCCTCCACCTGATCCGTCGCTGGGAGTTTGACGCGGCGCTCTTCCGCCGTGCCGAGAGCGTGTGCACCGTTCGGACGGGTGTGATGATCCGGCGCTGCCTTGTGAAGCCCGACCATGTTGAGTTGGAGAGCAGCACCGGCGAGCTCTTTACGGCGCCCATGATCATCGGTGCCGACTCCGCAAACTCAGTCGTCGCGCGACACACCGGGCTGCGCGATGAAGCCGCGCATAAGCTGTACGCCATCGACATGATGGAAGAGACCACCTACGACCGTCTCGACGTGAAGGATCGCGAGAGCATCTACATCTTCCTCACGTTGAAGGAGGCCTTCGGGTACGGCTACATCTTCCCGAAGACCGAACACCTGAACCTGGGCTATGCATGCAAATTGGACTGGTATCTGACGAAGCTGCGTGGCAAGGGAGCGGAGTTTCACGGGGAGTGGGTCGACACGCTGAAGGCGAAGGGCGATGTGACCGGTGAGACGAACCCTGACGGCTACAAGGCCTTTCCCATTCCCATCAGCGGGCCGCTTGAAAAGACGTATACGGACCGCGTTCTGCTGGCAGGGGACGCAGGTGGCTTTGTGAATGCCTTCACGGCTGAGGGCATCTATTACGCCATGACCAGTGGCTCGCTTGCTGCGGATGCAGCGCTGGCGGCGATCCAGTCGAAGCGCTACGACGCACAGTTCCTGAGCAGCTATCAAGCCGCCTGGCAGCGCGAGATCGGCAGCGACCTTCAGCACTCCGTGGACATTCAGCACCGGCTGTTCAACGGCAGCGATCGGATTGATGCGCTTGTGCGTAAGTCAAAGGAAGACCCCGAATTGCTGCGGCTGATCCTTGGTTACAGCATGGGCACATCGACTTACGAGGCGCTTCGAAATCACATGGTTCGATCGACCATGCCCAAGTGGGTGTGGGGCAAGATGAAGGCGGCTGTCGGCTTGAGCCGATAG
- a CDS encoding BON domain-containing protein, translating to MKQPLAITVLCAGLALAPSIVGAQSKATAAQEYNSKTWSQEDAGRIVQEVRHRLLSLSNYSVFDSLSFGMQGRTIVLRGFASRPTLKQDAQRAVKDIPGVETVNNQIKVLPTSPMDDGIRIGVYRRIYTQPALRKYTGAPVGFGAAPSVALEAGGITADPPRGYHAIHIIVDHGHVTLTGVVDRESDANIASMQANGTPGVFSVDNEIVIAGQPSREKMD from the coding sequence ATGAAACAACCGCTCGCAATTACCGTTCTTTGTGCCGGGCTGGCCCTGGCACCGTCAATCGTTGGGGCACAGTCAAAGGCAACCGCCGCACAGGAGTACAACAGCAAGACCTGGTCGCAGGAAGATGCCGGCCGCATTGTGCAGGAGGTGCGTCACCGCCTGCTGAGCCTGTCCAACTACAGCGTCTTCGACTCGCTCTCGTTCGGCATGCAGGGCCGTACCATCGTGCTGCGCGGCTTCGCCTCGCGGCCCACGCTGAAGCAGGACGCACAGCGCGCCGTGAAGGATATACCCGGAGTTGAGACCGTCAACAACCAGATCAAGGTGCTGCCGACCTCGCCCATGGATGACGGCATCCGCATCGGTGTATATCGCCGCATCTACACGCAACCCGCGCTACGGAAGTACACCGGTGCCCCTGTAGGCTTTGGCGCCGCGCCGTCCGTCGCGCTGGAAGCCGGCGGCATCACGGCCGACCCACCGCGCGGCTACCATGCCATCCACATCATCGTGGACCACGGTCACGTCACACTCACCGGCGTGGTCGATCGCGAGTCGGATGCGAACATCGCATCCATGCAGGCGAATGGCACGCCTGGGGTGTTCTCTGTCGATAACGAAATCGTGATCGCAGGTCAGCCTTCCAGAGAGAAGATGGACTAG
- a CDS encoding PQQ-dependent sugar dehydrogenase, translating into MKRTLASLATAAVLLSSCSLYGQTMPNPNKDTHEVSVVLPAPLPATPENIAKLKLPAGFHIAKFAEGLQSPRVVVVSPAGNIYVSSRDAGTITMVSPDGTTKKQVLALQDVHGMVVHNGTLYYVTINEAYSAPINADGTLGTSKLIIRGLPDAGQHVDRTLAVGPDNKLYLSVGSTCNTCDEHNKAQATMQRFNLDGTGQETFATGLRNTIGFNFQPSTGSMYGWDDGVDWQGDKVQREELNKIEMGKEYGWPYILADGERNLYLTPPHGVTMEQWDAKTTRPVLTWTAHASGMQLIFLNGAGLPADYNGDALASMHGSWGANPPSGYEVVRIHFEGATAKTITPFAEGFLMPARGGSGWARFARPFGLAQMQDGSILLGDEQNGILYRISYSK; encoded by the coding sequence ATGAAACGCACGCTCGCTTCGCTCGCCACTGCCGCAGTCCTACTCTCCTCTTGCTCGCTGTATGGGCAGACCATGCCGAACCCGAACAAGGACACGCACGAGGTCAGCGTGGTGCTGCCTGCACCGCTGCCTGCGACGCCGGAGAACATCGCAAAGCTGAAGCTGCCCGCAGGCTTCCATATCGCGAAGTTTGCTGAGGGGCTGCAGAGCCCGCGTGTCGTCGTCGTCTCTCCGGCCGGAAACATCTACGTTAGTAGCCGCGATGCCGGAACCATCACAATGGTCTCGCCGGACGGCACGACGAAGAAACAGGTACTTGCTCTGCAGGATGTGCACGGCATGGTCGTTCACAACGGCACCCTGTACTACGTCACCATCAACGAGGCCTACAGTGCGCCCATCAATGCGGACGGCACGTTGGGCACTTCGAAGCTCATCATCCGGGGTCTGCCGGACGCAGGTCAGCACGTCGATCGCACGCTGGCTGTTGGGCCGGATAACAAGCTGTATCTCTCGGTGGGCAGCACCTGCAACACCTGCGATGAACACAATAAGGCTCAGGCGACCATGCAGCGATTCAATCTGGATGGAACTGGCCAGGAGACCTTTGCTACCGGGCTGCGAAACACCATCGGTTTCAACTTTCAGCCGAGTACCGGGTCCATGTATGGCTGGGATGACGGTGTTGACTGGCAGGGCGACAAGGTACAGCGCGAGGAGTTGAACAAAATTGAGATGGGTAAGGAGTATGGCTGGCCTTACATCCTGGCGGATGGCGAGCGCAACCTGTACCTGACGCCTCCGCATGGCGTCACGATGGAGCAATGGGACGCGAAAACCACGCGCCCGGTACTGACGTGGACGGCGCATGCGTCGGGCATGCAGTTGATCTTCCTGAACGGCGCAGGTCTTCCGGCGGATTACAACGGAGACGCGCTGGCCAGCATGCACGGCTCCTGGGGAGCGAATCCGCCCAGCGGGTATGAGGTGGTTCGCATCCACTTCGAGGGTGCCACTGCGAAGACGATCACACCCTTCGCCGAGGGCTTTCTGATGCCCGCCAGGGGCGGAAGCGGCTGGGCAAGGTTCGCGCGCCCGTTCGGCCTGGCGCAGATGCAGGATGGCAGCATCCTGCTTGGCGACGAACAGAACGGCATTCTGTACCGGATCAGCTACAGCAAGTAA
- a CDS encoding RNA polymerase sigma factor, whose product MIYAEGCGLSLSQTEEAVPAITVESLVPAYTPLLFRMAHALLRNRAEADDVVQDTFLRVLQHRRSLPDVRDMRVWLVRIAWNLALDRRRKLRPDQMEDAFAQSLVAVDLPADRAIAEALELKAVMAEIERLPEAERHVLLLAAVEEMSHAEMAAVLGRSESAVRALLFRARTRLRERLNRRSAR is encoded by the coding sequence ATGATCTACGCGGAAGGGTGCGGCCTGTCGTTGTCTCAAACAGAGGAAGCCGTGCCAGCCATCACGGTCGAGTCGCTGGTACCCGCGTACACGCCGCTGCTCTTCCGCATGGCGCATGCGTTACTGCGTAATCGAGCGGAGGCGGACGACGTCGTGCAGGACACGTTTCTGCGCGTCCTGCAGCATCGCCGATCGCTGCCTGACGTCCGGGACATGCGAGTCTGGCTGGTGCGGATCGCGTGGAATCTCGCCCTGGATCGACGGAGGAAGCTACGGCCGGACCAGATGGAGGACGCCTTTGCGCAGTCGCTGGTGGCGGTTGATCTGCCGGCAGACCGCGCCATTGCGGAAGCGCTGGAACTGAAGGCCGTGATGGCAGAGATTGAGCGACTGCCCGAGGCGGAGCGGCACGTGCTCCTGCTGGCGGCCGTGGAAGAGATGAGTCATGCAGAGATGGCGGCCGTGCTGGGTCGCAGTGAATCAGCCGTGCGCGCACTGCTGTTCCGTGCACGAACGCGGCTGCGCGAACGTTTGAATCGGAGGTCAGCGCGATGA